AATATGTTGAGCCTTACCCTCTTCCTGAGAGTTTATGGACTACACCATCAGATTCATCTGTTGTTTGGACAGCATATACTTGCAAAACTTATGAATGTCTCATCAACAGAGTGAAATCACAGAAATCATTTGATGATTGCAAAGACTGCTTTGATCTCAACGGCAGAGAGAAAAGACGTTGGTTGTCGAAAAAGGGAGCTGGTCTGGACTTCTCTATTGATGAAGTACTAGCAGTGAAGAAGCCTGGTACAATCAGAATAGGACTTGACATTGGAGGAGGTGTAGCTACGTTCGCTGTAAGAATGAGAGAAAGAAACATAACAATATTAACAACTTCAATGAATCTCAATGGTCCTTTCAATACATTTATAGCATCAAGAGGAGTCATACCTTTGTATATAAGCATTTCACAGAGACTTCCTTTCTTTGACAACACACTAGATATAGTACACTCAATGCATGTGTTGAGTAATTGGATACCATCAACACTGCTCCACTTCTTGTTTTTCGACATCTATAGAGTGCTTCGACCTGGTGGGCTGTTCTGGCTTGACCATTTCTTCTGTGTTGGTGAGCAGTTTGAACAAGTCTATGCTCCCCTTATAGAAAGCATTGGGTTCAACAAGGTCAAGTGGGTCGTAGGACGGAAGTTGGATAGAGGACCCGAGCTGAATGAGATGTATCTTTCAGCACTGTTGGAGAAGCCACTCAAGAATTCTTGGTGACAGTATTAGATGTTTCTTTTTTACTTCCTTACTTTGTTAGAAACAGAAGAAAAGGAGGGATCTTTCAGCAGTgatgttttttcttcttatttattttttttatcatcgaTTCGTTTTAGATGATATCTCCAGATATAAACTAACAGTTTGAGGTAACTTGAGCATGAGTTTGTAATGTTTGATGACTAAACTCTGGTTAGCTTTTGAATTTGGTGGTTATAATGCCAAAAACCAGATTCCTTATTCAGAGCATAAGATTTTACTCTTTCATATCGAAACTCACCAGGAAATGATCTCTTATGACCACTTACAAATTAAATAGAAGAAACTGACCTTTTCAGATCTTTCTTATGTGAAAATGAAAATCTCTCGTAAAAAAGGGAcgtaaagctaaaataaattcGTAAAGGACTACAAAACCAAATCTTCTCGTTCACGGATGAAGCACCCATATTGAAAATGTGAAGTTTGACACATAGGTTAATTAGGTCATTGCAATTTGACAAAACCACTTCTAAACAAAAGTTAGAGAAGTGTGCTTTAAAGCCAAAAGAGCCAAAAAAGATCAAATCTGGGGATTGAAGCTAAAAGTGAGAAGCAACACACAGTTCACAAACAAATTAAGAGTATGGATACTATAATAATCAATGTGCAAACCCTCAATAGAGTCAATATAGGATTTCTAGACAACTGGAGTAGATATAGAAATGTAATCTCAGCTCAAGATTTTGAAAACTATATTAAAATACTGCAGTAACGGCAGATCCTGCCGCAAAAACTGCCTTCTATAGTAAAATTAAGACTTCAGGTTACAACAACAGAAATTGATATTGCAAGGTACAAATACCATATCACTACAAACAACACTCGAGTTGAGAAACATAAATTGCTACAGTGGGAACGTTTCTTTTTTGCGATATCATTACTCAGCAGAAGTGAGTAGATATTCTATTTCATCTTCAACTAGGTTGACAAAATATACAAACCCCAAAGCTGAACGGGGTAACTATGTATAGACAGGGTATTCTCAAGTTGTTTCACTGATCAAGTACAACTTCTGACCATCAGATATCATATCTATATCAAGAATTTTACCTGCATCTTCTGATAAAATACAAGAGCCTGATGAGAAGTTGAGTTGTTCCGAAGCTGCAGTAACGAGCTCTTCCATACTCGTAGGTACCCATAGTACAACACCATGTTTCCTGAGGTCCTTAGGCTCCCATGGGTGGATAGGGTATACAGTACACTTCCGCAGGTGAATTTTTTCTGTTATGCACGGATATAATATGGTTAGCAAGCTTGAAATAGCTTAATCGATAATACTTCTAAAAATTGGTGATAAGTAACAATCTAGCTAGTGACATGAGGAACTTTAGTTGAAAAGAAGTTACAGCTCGCGTTGTTCGTTTTGGATTGATGACTTACAGGTAATAATGAACATTAAGCTAACGCTTTTCTTGTTCCTCTTCGCGTCACTTTTTATTGTTTCTTGGCAATTTTTATAGGTCATTAGTAAAGGGAAAGCAGGTGGAGCAAGGAATCTCCCAGATAAAATAAGCAGTGGTGCCACAAAAGGGTGTATACTTTAATCtcctaaaaagaaatatattccACTGCTTTAAGTGATGGTGTTGCTTCTGCAATACCTGAAATCTCGTGTGAAACACTGTGGATTTCCGATGTTTGAGCAGATTTTGCTTCTTCCAGAAGCTTGATCAACTGATTGTTTCCACTTAGTCTAGCTTCATCAAATGGAGTATTTCCCCATCTGCAACATAACAAGTTCCCTTTAAGATTTAAACGGCTAGCCATACTTTCAAAATGAGTACAGATATGCACAATTCAGCTAGTAAAGTGTAATGGTTTGAAAGAGAAACCACGATGATTAAATACACCTCGAGTAGCCTGAAAGCTTGAAGGAAAGAAACTACaccaagttcaagaaaagaatTGACTAAGCATGTAATAATCTTGATATGCAAACAAAACTACTACTGTGATCAATGATCATGTATGATTCAAGGCATTTTGATTTTTGAGCTTAAACCAGGACGGACTTGACAATAATCTCATCTAGGTCATCAACgagtttttctaaaaaagaacaGGTTTCACCTAAGAAAATTGTGGTAGGACCTTCTCACATTTGAGAAGTCATTCTCATCTTAATTCGTCTCTATCTCATTTTGTTGATGAGAGGAAAAATAGGACAAGCAATTAGTACAACTTCAAATTCACTGGAGAGAAAATTCTGAAGTTCATTCCGAAGGCATTCATTTTTTACATGAGGCCTCATATTCTcaacatttcattcttaaatgCCAAAGGTAAAGGGAAAGGATCTATTTCCCCATTTAACTTAAGAACATGATAACTTTCTCACATGATTAAAAATCTTAAGCAAAGTGTTGATGTGATTTCAAATCGATTGGGtattatattcaaaaatagCAAGAGTAAAAGTTAGATATTAGCTGTCAGGATAATCATACATAAAAGGACGATTGTAACTTTATAAATGTTACATGTGATAAAAACAAAAGTTGAAAACCTTCCAACGACAAAAtggaattttaaaaaagaataagaataagaaggTCCAAAGATAATGGATGTAAGATTCTAGAACGTAGTTACGCCTTAATCCCAAACTAATTGAGGTTGGCTATATGAATCCTAACTATCCATTTCGCTCCCTTTGTAACCAGATGAAAGATTCAACAATCAtcaagaagaaaagaagttaCTCCCCTCATACTGACAGCAACAatataaagtaaattttgtGTTTCCCGACATGTTAAGCACATGAGTCTACTTTATACTTTATGACAAAAGGTAGCTTTCTCCAAAATAAAGATTGCATACTGTTAAGGAAGTGACTACAGTAATATAGCAATATATATTTAACTGGTACCTGTCCTTTGAAAAAACTGAAGCACCAGCTCCCAGAAGCAATCTCGCCATTGCGAGCAATCCTTGAGAAGCCGCTACATGGAGCGGTGTTCGGTGATCATAATCTTTGGAGTTTGCATCAATACCGTTGGACAACAGCCTTCGTAGTAGATCTGAATCCCCTTTTGTAACCAATGTGCACAAGAAGCTACCAGCATTTTCAATCTTCAAGAAGGCACCTTCCTTAACAAGTAATGAAGCAACACGATCGTGTCCATTCTTGATAGCTTCAAGGAGCGGTGTGTTTCCAAAGTTGTCTACTTGGaaaaaaacattattaataaatatttgagaACAAGGAAGTTCACCGGTCAAGTACAGGTTTTAATACCTACCTGAAGCATTGAAATCGACACCTTCTTTGATAAGGAAAATAGAGATGTCTTCACATCCTCTGGATGCTGAAAGATGCTGTTCATAAACAAAGCAGTGATTAGGAATacttttcaactcttttaaaaaTTCAGCCTTCTTTTAGAATTATTATAGTtggttatttttcttaaagacaGAATCCATATTTTTATAGAAGCAGTATCTGAAACTTCAACCGAAAAATACCTGCAGAATTTCAATCTGGAATTCCTTATTTGTTACAACTGATAAATCCTACCAAACTATGCTGCGTGATTTACAGATTTGCACACTCAAGGAAGACATTTATGAGCTTGGAAAACAAACAACTCATTATGAACAAAGAGTTAAGGTCCACTCATGGACTGATAAACACTCAAATGGCTTTGGTTCCAGAAAAGTTTAATAGTTACTCAgagaataactttttttaaacgAAGCAACTCATTGAAATATCAAAAAGTAATGAACTAGAAAACTCTTCTGTTTctattaactaaaataataccAGAGGTGATCTTCCATCATAATCTTTCTTGTTGGGATCAGCTCCAGCTCGAATCAGACTCTTCAGCTGGTGCAAATCACCATGATAAGCTGCACTATTCACTTTCAAAGCAAGCTCAGCCTCTTGTTTCCCAATATGGAATGTTATATCTGACTCCAGTTGCTTCACACGAAGATCCTTTCCCTGTCAGATAATACCTCTTTTAGACCTTTTGAGTGATTAAGTGCTTCTAATGCAAAAAGATgttaatattaaaaagaaaagaacaattaACATTCATGAACATGTACTTTCTAGCCATTTTTGTACTACTACCAAGAGAGAACAAAAGCCATAGGTGGTATGAGTGGAGAACGGCATGCTGCCCAAGAGTGATTACCTCTAGTAAGTTCGTCAAGATTCTTCTTCCATCATGAAAATAGATCtccaaaatatttgaaaatgactgCTTATCAATCCGTATGAGTCTGCATAGTTCACTAACACGGACAGTATATGGCTGTGGAATGTTGCAAAGAATGGATATTTCTCCAAACGAGCTATTAGGTTCAAGAAGTGCTACTGTCTCTTGTGACCCATCTTCTCCTATACCAACTTCTTCCTGAATCAAAATAACCACAATGAGTCTCGCAATATTAGCTATAGCTAGATGTCAAACATGAATTGATAAGTCAGCAGTTGTAAGATATGCAGAAGTTTTGGAGCAATGCGGAACTAGAAAACatgtttattgtattttctCTCCTTATCTAGAGTTTCTAATAATACCATCACAGTCTAAAAATTTCTTAGCTGCAGTCAGAGAACCAAGTCCATAATCGATCCAGAACTATGATATTAGAAAGGTTTAAAGACCTCTAATATAAGACAGGATATACATTTTCTAAGCCACAAATGACTATAAgcttattataaaataaaaggccGTGATAGAAAATGCTGAGGACTGAGCAGCAATAATAACAGTAAAACAATTACCAGGACACCATCACAGACAAAATAAAGTTGGTCCACTACATGCCCCTGTTCCATGATCACTTCTCCTGGGAGGAAAAATTCTTCATGCACTCGAGTTACCTgaaattttttcacaaaaattagcTCCTCAGCACTAGatttactttttttctctttaattggGCCCAATCGTAATCAAACAGAAAGGTGTGAGGAGGCAAGCATCCAAAGGTATACATTAAGAGAGGGAGAGAAGAAGCATGCATGACGAATTATTTCTAAATTCAGCTGTCTGTGGCAATGCTGGTTGATAAGGCAGAAAATCATGTCTACATGCAGAAAAAACCCATAAGTTACCAAGGACCATTTCTACAAGTATGGTCTCACCCTAGGATCCTGACCTTGCTGCCCTTGGGTGCCTCGTATAACATGTAAAAATCATTAAGTGTGGGTCTATTTTGCTTCCTGCTTCATTAGGATCAGTATAGGAAATATATAAGGAATTTATTGGCCATCAGTTTCTAGAGCTTGTGATAAATATCTCATATATTATGGATTTCAACCAGAGTGCAAATGAAACAAACCTCTTCAGGAAAAGGATACAAACACTGTTTtgagattaaataaataatcactGACAAAGAAGATAAACTTAcaatttgacttatgaattcTGCGGAGCACTCCCTGAAAAGAGGAATATTTTCAATGCAAGACAGATATAAAGTCTGGGATATCTGCAAAAAGGTTGAAGTGTTTGTTACAGTATtgctgaaaaatattttaagcatCAGCAATGAGAAGGAAAGGTCAAAATATAAGGCAAGAAAGAATACAAACTTTTGAAGGTTAAAAAAGATGCTTAATGTCCTTTTTGACAATGAAATAAATTCCCAAGTCAATAACCCCCACCCATAATAAAACCATGCATACTGATCTTGCTTCTTTTGAAGTCACAATGCATGATGTTTTCTAGCCTGTGACGGATCCAGAGGGGCTCTGCGGGTTTGGCAAACCTATCAATTTCTGCTCAAACCCTATTAACAGTTTCGCAAATTGCATAACCAAATAATTGTTTTGACAATGAATGATCTCTTGCAACAGAATTAAAGAACTGTGGCGAAATTCCTTGCTGCATAAGTAGTGAGCTGCACGAATGGTGTAACAATTGCCCAGTCACATACATACACAttttttaaaacctttttttagatttatatttCAGAACCCACCTTGTGTAGATTATAGATCCACCACTTCCTATACATGCCTAGTATTCTCTCCATCAGTAACAAAGGAAAACTAACTTGTAATGAACTCCTATGGTCCAAATATAGCTCCATAAATTGAGGAAAACAGAAGAGAAACCACAAAATTCAAAGAATTCAAACCAGCTGATTCTAATGTTCCAGAgtatatgaaatttaatgaatatagagCAAATTGCACACATATGAagattttttccttttgtttattTACCTTTGCACGAATTGAGATGGGAAGGTCCTGGAGAACGGCTCCATCAGTGTAAGCGCTTTCATATTGTAATCGCAAGTGATCTTTAATTTGACTACGAATATCCCTTCCGAGTCTATTTCTGTTCATATAGTTCATAAGATCTGTCATTTTGTCCCTGTATCGCACAGTTTTTGATCCCTTGACAATCAGTGCTGTCATGTTACCGATCAAGTAAGCACCAAGAATCATATCAAAAGAGACATAAACCATTACAAATATCATTTCCCTCAGATTGACTGCATGTATGTCACCATAACCTGTGAGACCGAAAAACATCTTCTAAAATTAGTAGGATGTGATTACATATCCAGAAAATGTATGAAAAGAATGTCATGAGTTACGAAGAGAATGGTCAAATAATAAGTAGCATGAAGAAGGAAAATTAACCTTCCTTCGAAGCATATGAGTACCATTTCAAAACAAACAACTTGCTTCTTTTATACAACCTCAACTAATTTCTTATGGTTAAAATGATTTCATCACCAAAAA
The window above is part of the Solanum pennellii chromosome 5, SPENNV200 genome. Proteins encoded here:
- the LOC107018564 gene encoding potassium channel SKOR-like translates to MSMKRELREETNGRDSPKEYKMDDLRDSMKSLRSTSRLAMMENELIADSTPWRFSSENVINGLRGLSQGFVIYPDDRWYKLWDKFILIWAIYSTFFTPMEFAFFKGLPRKLFLLDICGQIAFLVDIVIQFFVAYRDSQTYKMVYRRTPIALRYLKSHFILDVLSCMPWDNIYKASGRKEGVRYLLWIRLSRVRRVTDFFQKMEKDIRINYLFTRIVKLITVELYCTHTAACIFYFLATTLPEEKEGYTWIGSLTLGDYSYSHFREIDLWRRYITSLYFAIVTMATVGYGDIHAVNLREMIFVMVYVSFDMILGAYLIGNMTALIVKGSKTVRYRDKMTDLMNYMNRNRLGRDIRSQIKDHLRLQYESAYTDGAVLQDLPISIRAKISQTLYLSCIENIPLFRECSAEFISQIVTRVHEEFFLPGEVIMEQGHVVDQLYFVCDGVLEEVGIGEDGSQETVALLEPNSSFGEISILCNIPQPYTVRVSELCRLIRIDKQSFSNILEIYFHDGRRILTNLLEGKDLRVKQLESDITFHIGKQEAELALKVNSAAYHGDLHQLKSLIRAGADPNKKDYDGRSPLHLSASRGCEDISIFLIKEGVDFNASDNFGNTPLLEAIKNGHDRVASLLVKEGAFLKIENAGSFLCTLVTKGDSDLLRRLLSNGIDANSKDYDHRTPLHVAASQGLLAMARLLLGAGASVFSKDRWGNTPFDEARLSGNNQLIKLLEEAKSAQTSEIHSVSHEISEKIHLRKCTVYPIHPWEPKDLRKHGVVLWVPTSMEELVTAASEQLNFSSGSCILSEDAGKILDIDMISDGQKLYLISETT
- the LOC107018565 gene encoding uncharacterized protein LOC107018565, with the translated sequence MDSPHKPRSFSPNLFFFFLLVSSNLLTFFISNTFKHSSCYLYQQTYNAISTASSLNTDIPLVVEPAETRDDDIQESDLDLPSEFRAFASPHKLPFGFSTNFDSDNIIPPVGHPCTRFPDLLRRYMSYRVNGSCPDDEILGQKLLLKGCEPLPRRRCRPAAQQEYVEPYPLPESLWTTPSDSSVVWTAYTCKTYECLINRVKSQKSFDDCKDCFDLNGREKRRWLSKKGAGLDFSIDEVLAVKKPGTIRIGLDIGGGVATFAVRMRERNITILTTSMNLNGPFNTFIASRGVIPLYISISQRLPFFDNTLDIVHSMHVLSNWIPSTLLHFLFFDIYRVLRPGGLFWLDHFFCVGEQFEQVYAPLIESIGFNKVKWVVGRKLDRGPELNEMYLSALLEKPLKNSW